One genomic segment of Thermodesulfobacterium sp. TA1 includes these proteins:
- the rsmI gene encoding 16S rRNA (cytidine(1402)-2'-O)-methyltransferase, which translates to MEKTKGTLYVVGVPIGNLGDITLRALEVLKSVEIIVSEDTRSVKKLLTHYGCGPKKLISLYKEVEVEKTYKVLKLLEEAKDVVFTSEAGCPLISDPGAYLVKEAHKRGVKVVPVPGVSSLTCALSVSGVELTKGFIFLGFLPRKKTEQKKVLENLPENLPIVIFESPHRMGKTVKNLLEILGNRECFLARELTKLHEELLWTDLETLAQRENFLGEITLIILPRTDKEESVLLKKGLSGLKKRIRELKKEGLKPKEIAKILAEEYNIPAKEVYQLITEG; encoded by the coding sequence ATGGAAAAAACAAAAGGAACTTTATATGTAGTTGGAGTGCCTATAGGTAATCTTGGGGACATTACCCTAAGGGCGTTAGAGGTGTTAAAAAGTGTTGAAATCATCGTTTCTGAAGACACAAGGTCTGTAAAAAAACTTCTTACTCATTATGGATGTGGTCCCAAAAAGCTGATAAGCCTTTATAAAGAGGTAGAGGTTGAGAAGACATATAAAGTGCTTAAGCTTTTAGAAGAAGCTAAAGATGTGGTTTTTACCAGTGAAGCAGGTTGTCCTCTTATTTCAGACCCAGGGGCTTATTTGGTAAAAGAGGCTCATAAAAGAGGCGTTAAAGTAGTTCCTGTCCCTGGGGTCTCATCCCTTACTTGTGCTCTTAGTGTTTCTGGGGTTGAATTAACCAAAGGTTTTATTTTTCTTGGTTTTTTGCCTCGTAAAAAAACCGAGCAAAAAAAAGTTTTAGAAAACTTGCCTGAAAACTTGCCTATCGTTATTTTTGAAAGTCCTCATAGGATGGGAAAAACCGTTAAAAACCTTCTTGAAATTCTCGGAAACCGTGAATGTTTTTTAGCTCGTGAGCTAACCAAACTTCATGAAGAGCTTCTTTGGACAGACCTTGAGACTTTAGCTCAAAGAGAAAATTTTTTAGGGGAAATTACCCTTATCATCCTTCCCCGAACAGATAAAGAAGAATCGGTTTTGTTAAAAAAAGGGCTTTCAGGGCTAAAAAAAAGAATAAGGGAGTTAAAAAAAGAGGGTTTAAAACCCAAGGAAATAGCTAAAATTTTAGCAGAGGAGTATAATATACCTGCAAAGGAGGTTTATCAGCTTATCACTGAGGGTTGA
- a CDS encoding YkgJ family cysteine cluster protein translates to MEALQNLRGLDKILVPIRLTGKSKFVFQCHPGVPCFKLCCSDLFLPLTPYDIIRIRDKLGLTTDEFLLQYTEPFILPKSGLPIARLKMSENEEKTCPFLGDGGCNIYEVRPLACRYYPLGFGLFRNKDKRKNEEIYYLVKEGFCQGLDSGEEMTVDEYRKSQGIPGLEDPILEWAEIIMKKESLGPISVPEKSLQLFFMVSTNPERFRSFVFESKFLDMFEVDEKTLEEIKKDDLKLLQFGFKWLKTVLFGENLVKRRKESPAVKKVKPF, encoded by the coding sequence ATGGAAGCTTTACAAAATTTAAGAGGTTTAGATAAAATTCTTGTGCCTATCAGGCTTACAGGAAAGTCAAAATTTGTTTTTCAATGTCATCCTGGGGTTCCTTGTTTTAAACTTTGTTGTTCAGACCTGTTTTTACCCCTTACCCCTTATGACATCATAAGGATTAGGGATAAGCTTGGGCTTACTACAGATGAATTTCTGCTTCAATACACCGAGCCTTTTATTCTTCCTAAATCGGGACTTCCGATAGCAAGGCTAAAGATGAGTGAAAACGAAGAAAAAACCTGTCCTTTTTTAGGAGATGGTGGATGTAACATCTATGAAGTAAGGCCTCTTGCTTGTAGATATTATCCCTTAGGTTTTGGGCTTTTTCGAAATAAAGATAAAAGAAAAAACGAAGAAATTTACTACTTAGTAAAAGAGGGTTTTTGTCAAGGACTTGATTCTGGAGAGGAAATGACGGTTGATGAATATCGTAAATCTCAAGGCATACCTGGTCTTGAAGACCCTATTTTGGAATGGGCAGAAATCATCATGAAAAAAGAATCTCTTGGACCGATTTCTGTGCCAGAAAAAAGCCTTCAGCTGTTTTTCATGGTTAGCACCAATCCAGAAAGGTTTAGAAGCTTTGTTTTTGAGAGCAAGTTTTTAGATATGTTTGAGGTTGACGAAAAAACCTTAGAAGAAATCAAGAAAGATGATTTAAAGCTTTTGCAGTTCGGATTCAAATGGCTTAAAACCGTTCTTTTTGGAGAAAATCTGGTAAAAAGAAGGAAAGAAAGCCCGGCGGTTAAAAAGGTAAAACCTTTCTAA
- the pstS gene encoding phosphate ABC transporter substrate-binding protein PstS has product MQKGANKKGWFKKLVSLALGIGFFTTASAQAAEITGAGATFPQPVFQAWAYEYHKATGIKVNYQGIGSGGGIKQAQSKTVDFGASDKPLTSEELKQYNLAQFPAIIGAVVLTYNLPGLKEVSLNLDEKAVCDIYLGKITKWNDPYLQKLNPNIKLPDAPITVVRRSDGSGTTWLFTTYLSKACPEWKNKVGAGTSVDWPVGIGAKGNPGVTNYIKQNNWSIGYVEYTYAKENKLPVARLLNRDKTYYLAPSVETIQAAASHAKWSMDKDFYEDLTYQPGKNSYPIVGASFVLLVKDSPRVKEATKFFRWSFEKGDGIAQQLYYIPLPKNVKSMIYKYWEKHKVN; this is encoded by the coding sequence ATGCAAAAAGGTGCAAACAAAAAAGGATGGTTTAAAAAGTTGGTTTCTTTAGCCCTTGGGATTGGATTTTTTACCACGGCAAGCGCTCAAGCAGCTGAGATTACAGGTGCAGGAGCAACTTTCCCGCAACCGGTTTTTCAAGCCTGGGCTTATGAATATCATAAGGCTACCGGTATAAAAGTAAACTACCAAGGGATAGGATCTGGAGGAGGTATTAAACAAGCTCAATCAAAAACCGTTGATTTTGGGGCAAGCGATAAACCTTTAACCTCTGAGGAACTAAAACAGTATAATTTAGCCCAATTTCCTGCTATCATAGGGGCCGTAGTTTTAACTTATAATTTACCTGGATTAAAAGAAGTATCCTTAAACCTTGATGAAAAAGCGGTTTGTGACATCTATCTTGGGAAAATCACTAAATGGAATGATCCCTATCTTCAAAAACTTAATCCTAATATCAAGCTTCCTGATGCTCCTATTACTGTGGTTAGAAGGTCAGACGGGTCAGGAACTACCTGGCTTTTTACTACCTATCTTTCTAAAGCCTGTCCCGAGTGGAAAAATAAAGTGGGCGCAGGTACCTCAGTTGATTGGCCGGTGGGGATAGGTGCCAAAGGTAACCCCGGGGTCACTAACTACATAAAACAAAACAATTGGTCTATAGGTTATGTAGAATATACCTACGCCAAGGAAAATAAGCTTCCAGTAGCAAGATTACTTAACAGAGATAAAACCTATTATTTAGCTCCCAGTGTAGAAACCATTCAAGCCGCAGCCTCTCATGCTAAATGGTCTATGGATAAAGACTTTTACGAAGATTTAACCTATCAGCCAGGTAAGAACTCCTATCCTATAGTAGGTGCTTCTTTCGTGCTTTTGGTTAAAGACAGCCCTCGGGTTAAGGAAGCTACTAAATTTTTTAGATGGTCCTTTGAAAAAGGAGATGGTATTGCCCAACAACTATACTACATTCCCCTTCCTAAAAATGTAAAAAGCATGATTTATAAATACTGGGAAAAACATAAAGTCAACTAA
- a CDS encoding response regulator transcription factor has translation MKKILIVEDDQDIANLISETLLAQGFKPYVVNSLAQAYSFLLQSSVDLVVLDLILPDGDGIELLKYLKFTSKFSKTPVVIVSARGAELDRVLGLELGADDYVVKPFSLRELTLRIKKLLKNEGFSSSQVKVGPLLLDKEKKTISLEEKPLILTPTEYKILELLIENPEKVFSREELSSHLWALEKDYYSRVVDAYICRLRDKLGDYGYLIETVRGFGYKLKKNS, from the coding sequence ATGAAGAAAATCCTTATAGTAGAAGACGACCAAGACATAGCAAACCTTATTTCAGAGACGCTTTTAGCTCAAGGGTTTAAACCTTATGTGGTCAATTCTCTTGCTCAGGCTTATTCTTTCTTGCTACAATCTTCAGTAGACTTGGTAGTGCTTGATTTAATCCTTCCAGACGGAGACGGAATAGAGCTTTTAAAATATCTTAAGTTTACTTCTAAGTTTTCTAAGACTCCGGTAGTTATAGTCTCAGCCAGAGGAGCTGAGTTAGACCGAGTTTTAGGGCTTGAGTTAGGGGCTGATGACTATGTGGTAAAACCCTTTAGTTTAAGAGAACTAACCCTTAGGATTAAAAAACTTTTAAAAAACGAAGGTTTCTCCTCTTCTCAGGTTAAGGTAGGACCTCTTCTTCTTGATAAAGAAAAAAAGACCATCTCTTTAGAAGAAAAACCTTTAATCCTAACCCCTACAGAATACAAAATTTTAGAGCTTTTAATAGAAAATCCTGAAAAAGTCTTTTCAAGAGAAGAGCTTTCAAGTCATCTTTGGGCATTAGAAAAAGATTATTACTCGCGGGTGGTTGACGCCTATATTTGCCGATTAAGAGATAAACTTGGAGATTATGGATACCTGATAGAAACGGTAAGGGGATTTGGGTATAAACTTAAAAAAAATTCGTGA
- the ispG gene encoding flavodoxin-dependent (E)-4-hydroxy-3-methylbut-2-enyl-diphosphate synthase produces MYPKIKRRVTRKVWVGKISVGGDSPIRVQSMTNTPTADLNATLSQIQKLFEAGCEIVRVAVPDEKSAKALKDLVKESPIPVIADLHFATLLGEKAVKAGCAGIRINPGTFKNKANLERLLKICKDYNCCVRIGINAGSLEPEILKKYKVPSYKAMVESALRWVEYVVETVDYHNLKVSLKSSNWWETIKAYQAFSKKSDFPLHVGVTEAGGLIPGTIKNTMAISYLLLKGIGDTLRVSLTADPVEEVYVAYEILKNLGLRTLYPEVIACPTCGRCEIDLFSLYQKVEAWTKRIKANLKLAVMGCVVNGPGEAKMADIGIAGGKGVGVIFREGKIIKKVPETQLLEEFFKEVETFLKEHPERLINPQ; encoded by the coding sequence ATGTATCCTAAAATCAAGAGAAGGGTTACTCGTAAGGTCTGGGTTGGTAAAATTTCTGTAGGTGGAGATAGTCCCATCAGGGTTCAAAGCATGACCAATACCCCTACAGCAGACCTTAATGCTACTCTGTCCCAAATTCAAAAACTTTTTGAAGCTGGATGCGAAATCGTTAGGGTTGCTGTTCCAGATGAAAAGTCCGCTAAAGCCTTAAAAGACTTAGTAAAAGAAAGCCCTATCCCTGTTATTGCTGACCTTCATTTTGCTACCCTGTTAGGAGAAAAAGCCGTCAAAGCAGGGTGTGCAGGCATAAGAATAAACCCTGGGACTTTTAAAAACAAGGCTAATTTAGAAAGGTTGCTTAAAATCTGTAAAGACTACAACTGTTGTGTAAGAATAGGGATAAACGCAGGATCCCTTGAACCTGAAATTTTGAAAAAATATAAAGTTCCTTCTTATAAAGCGATGGTAGAAAGTGCCTTAAGATGGGTTGAATACGTGGTAGAAACAGTGGATTACCATAACTTAAAAGTCTCGCTTAAATCTTCTAACTGGTGGGAAACCATTAAGGCTTATCAAGCCTTTTCTAAAAAATCTGATTTTCCTTTGCATGTAGGGGTTACGGAGGCAGGAGGGCTTATACCAGGGACCATAAAAAACACCATGGCTATATCCTATCTCCTGTTAAAAGGGATAGGAGACACCTTAAGGGTTTCTTTAACCGCAGACCCGGTAGAGGAGGTTTACGTAGCTTATGAAATCCTTAAAAACTTAGGGCTTAGAACCCTTTATCCAGAGGTTATAGCCTGTCCTACCTGCGGAAGATGTGAAATAGACCTTTTTTCGCTTTATCAAAAGGTTGAGGCATGGACTAAAAGAATTAAAGCTAATCTTAAACTTGCGGTTATGGGGTGTGTTGTCAACGGGCCTGGTGAGGCTAAGATGGCTGACATAGGTATTGCCGGAGGTAAAGGGGTTGGGGTAATTTTTAGAGAAGGAAAAATAATCAAAAAAGTGCCTGAAACCCAGCTTCTTGAAGAATTCTTTAAAGAAGTAGAGACCTTTCTTAAAGAACATCCTGAAAGACTAATCAACCCTCAGTGA
- a CDS encoding TonB-dependent siderophore receptor gives MGKNLLNQLSFFLMAGILASPGFCTEKPKPEEFKELPEVVVSADRVEEPIKETTAKVTVITKEELKKKNFVLVTDVLRTLPQVYVRANGGPGQTAGAILSRGAKSYHTLVLIDGFKVNDPSLGMFDFGSLTVDDIERIEIVEGPQSTLYGSEAVAGVINIITKKGKGKPKVGISLDAGSYGTYKPSFEVAGEFKGFDFRLNAFHYYTDGFSASRYGSEKDGFKNSFVSTKMGVNFHPKARFEVLGRYSYGRTEYDGYDFRYNLIDKDYVRREHHYLIGAKLDLSLLHNYKQTFSVYKNRFQRKFYEPDGWFPYNRYTPSAEGFSWENFLSLGKAYSLVFGVDFKREKVEMLSESSLGLTSYDEKREHVGIFVNNKFSFLEERLIFNVGLRHDDYKNFGEKTTYRLGFRYIIPQIEVVLKANYGTSFRAPTFDDLFYPNYSNPNLNPEESKGWDLSLERVFFKERLLLGISAFYQKYKDLIQFDQTTWKPENIGKAVIKGAEAYLNLRLTQNLSFKANYTYLDAEDRDKGKYLVYKPSHKAGATLEYSWKNLTLLADYVYTGERFHDKDNTKSLKPYSLVNLSANYSFNPKLKFYFRIENLFNANYEEVKDYGTPDRSIYGGIKFDY, from the coding sequence ATGGGAAAAAATCTATTAAATCAGCTTAGCTTCTTTTTGATGGCAGGAATTTTAGCTTCTCCTGGCTTTTGCACAGAAAAACCCAAACCAGAAGAGTTTAAAGAGCTTCCTGAAGTAGTGGTTTCCGCGGATAGGGTTGAAGAGCCGATAAAAGAAACTACCGCTAAAGTAACGGTTATTACTAAAGAAGAACTTAAAAAGAAAAATTTTGTGTTGGTTACTGATGTTTTACGAACCCTTCCTCAAGTATATGTGAGGGCAAACGGAGGTCCTGGACAGACAGCAGGAGCAATTTTGTCAAGAGGGGCTAAATCTTATCATACCTTAGTTTTGATAGATGGGTTTAAAGTTAATGACCCATCCTTAGGGATGTTTGATTTTGGAAGCTTAACGGTTGATGATATAGAAAGGATTGAAATCGTAGAGGGTCCTCAAAGCACCCTTTATGGGTCTGAGGCTGTAGCCGGTGTGATAAACATCATAACTAAAAAAGGCAAAGGTAAACCTAAGGTAGGAATTTCTTTAGATGCGGGGTCTTATGGAACTTACAAACCTTCCTTTGAGGTAGCAGGAGAGTTTAAAGGCTTTGATTTTAGGTTAAATGCCTTTCATTACTATACCGATGGTTTTTCAGCTTCTCGTTATGGAAGTGAAAAAGATGGGTTTAAAAACTCCTTTGTTTCTACTAAGATGGGGGTTAATTTTCATCCTAAAGCACGGTTTGAAGTTTTGGGAAGGTATAGTTATGGCAGGACAGAATATGATGGTTATGATTTTCGATATAACTTAATAGACAAAGATTATGTTAGAAGAGAACATCACTATTTAATAGGTGCTAAACTTGATTTATCTCTTCTTCATAATTATAAACAGACTTTTTCTGTTTATAAAAACCGTTTTCAGAGGAAATTTTACGAACCTGATGGTTGGTTTCCTTATAATCGTTATACACCCTCAGCTGAAGGTTTTTCTTGGGAGAATTTTTTAAGCTTAGGGAAGGCTTATTCCTTGGTGTTTGGGGTAGACTTTAAGAGAGAAAAGGTAGAGATGTTATCAGAAAGTAGTTTAGGATTAACAAGTTATGATGAAAAAAGAGAACATGTAGGGATTTTTGTTAATAACAAATTTTCCTTTTTAGAAGAAAGACTTATTTTTAACGTAGGTTTAAGGCATGATGATTATAAAAACTTTGGAGAAAAAACTACTTATAGGTTAGGATTTAGGTATATAATTCCTCAGATTGAAGTAGTTTTAAAGGCTAATTACGGAACAAGTTTCAGGGCCCCAACGTTTGATGATCTTTTTTATCCTAATTACAGTAATCCAAACCTTAACCCAGAAGAGTCTAAAGGTTGGGACCTTTCCTTAGAAAGAGTCTTTTTTAAAGAACGACTTCTTTTAGGAATAAGTGCTTTTTATCAAAAATATAAGGACCTTATCCAGTTTGACCAAACAACCTGGAAACCTGAAAACATCGGAAAAGCTGTTATTAAAGGGGCTGAAGCCTATCTTAACCTAAGACTTACTCAAAACTTAAGCTTTAAAGCTAACTATACCTACTTAGACGCCGAGGACAGAGATAAAGGAAAATACCTTGTTTACAAACCTTCTCATAAAGCAGGGGCTACTTTAGAATACTCTTGGAAAAATTTGACACTTTTAGCTGATTATGTTTATACAGGAGAAAGGTTTCACGATAAAGATAATACGAAGAGCTTAAAACCTTACTCTCTGGTAAACCTTTCTGCCAATTATTCTTTTAACCCTAAGCTTAAGTTTTATTTTAGGATAGAAAACCTCTTTAACGCTAATTACGAGGAGGTAAAAGACTACGGGACCCCTGACAGGTCTATATATGGTGGTATAAAGTTTGACTACTAA
- a CDS encoding HAMP domain-containing sensor histidine kinase, which yields MELFLIFSIVLNSAFGLAIVFFIKNIKRAKNQIEELKQTKSFWEETLYQLEIPVFLVDNKEETQWQNKASLSFFGDLRGKTFQIDLQKFYPKKWEVKTLSLQKGQKVYLLIDKSEEEIFKKSYTIALSYLSHEIKTPFTILRGYAEKLEAEILSSSQYPQLHTYFITFKNALDKIERLTSKLFTSLEYLVKDLPLKKERFDLRIALEEVIFWIKPLCEDKNISLEVELPENLWIEGDKDWMMQALINPIENAVKFTPKNGKITIKSYVREDQKINILIRDQGPGVNPQDLPFLGMPFFKSSAEKGLGFGLFITKKVIEAHQGKLKFSLPPQGGLEVLIELPLCNQ from the coding sequence ATGGAACTATTTCTTATTTTTTCTATTGTATTAAATTCTGCTTTTGGTTTAGCTATCGTTTTTTTTATCAAAAACATAAAAAGGGCTAAAAATCAAATAGAAGAGTTAAAGCAAACAAAAAGTTTTTGGGAAGAGACCCTCTATCAATTAGAAATACCGGTTTTTTTGGTAGATAATAAAGAGGAAACTCAATGGCAAAACAAAGCTTCTTTAAGCTTTTTCGGAGACTTAAGAGGCAAAACATTTCAGATAGATTTACAGAAATTTTATCCCAAAAAATGGGAGGTTAAAACCTTATCCTTACAAAAAGGGCAAAAGGTTTATCTTTTGATAGACAAGTCTGAAGAAGAGATTTTTAAAAAAAGTTATACTATAGCCCTTTCTTATCTTTCTCATGAAATCAAAACGCCTTTTACCATCCTAAGAGGATATGCTGAAAAACTGGAGGCTGAAATCCTTAGCTCAAGCCAATACCCTCAGCTTCATACTTATTTTATTACCTTTAAAAATGCCTTAGACAAGATTGAGCGTTTGACTTCTAAACTTTTTACTTCTTTAGAATACTTGGTCAAAGACCTACCGTTAAAAAAAGAGCGTTTTGATTTAAGGATCGCCTTAGAGGAGGTAATTTTTTGGATAAAACCTTTATGTGAGGATAAAAACATAAGTTTAGAAGTAGAACTGCCGGAAAACCTATGGATAGAAGGGGATAAGGACTGGATGATGCAAGCCCTTATTAACCCTATAGAAAATGCGGTTAAGTTTACCCCTAAAAACGGTAAAATAACCATCAAATCTTATGTTAGGGAAGACCAAAAAATAAACATTCTTATAAGAGACCAAGGACCTGGGGTCAATCCTCAGGACCTGCCTTTCTTAGGGATGCCCTTTTTTAAATCCAGTGCTGAAAAAGGCTTGGGTTTTGGACTCTTTATCACCAAAAAGGTGATAGAAGCCCATCAAGGCAAACTTAAGTTTAGTCTACCTCCACAAGGAGGGCTTGAAGTTTTGATAGAACTACCGCTATGTAATCAGTAA
- a CDS encoding DUF996 domain-containing protein encodes MKDNLSMSTPKLIGGIGSILLILTMTPYFGIAAGLVGIVLLLISFNMFSKIFNDPQIFKNALLSFIFTIIGGFFVIFTVGLTFFSLFTMMGSHFHSFHMFPHVGIGTIFVWIILYILLVISAYYLKTSLYLLSSYTGVNLYKTGGFLYFIGNILMIIVIGVLINLVAWILIAVAFFTTPEEIKSEA; translated from the coding sequence ATGAAAGATAACCTGTCAATGTCAACTCCTAAGTTAATCGGAGGAATTGGATCGATATTGTTAATCTTAACCATGACCCCTTATTTTGGGATTGCTGCTGGGCTTGTAGGTATTGTACTTTTACTTATTTCTTTTAATATGTTTTCTAAAATATTTAATGACCCTCAGATTTTTAAGAACGCTCTCCTTTCTTTTATTTTTACCATAATAGGGGGATTTTTCGTTATATTTACCGTTGGGCTAACGTTTTTTTCGTTATTTACCATGATGGGATCTCATTTTCATTCTTTTCACATGTTTCCGCACGTTGGAATAGGTACTATTTTTGTTTGGATAATTCTCTATATATTACTGGTTATTAGTGCATATTACTTAAAAACTTCATTGTATTTACTCTCTTCTTATACAGGGGTTAATTTATATAAAACCGGAGGGTTTTTGTATTTTATCGGTAATATATTAATGATTATAGTGATAGGTGTTTTGATAAACTTGGTAGCTTGGATATTGATTGCCGTTGCCTTTTTCACCACCCCTGAAGAGATAAAGAGTGAAGCGTAG